A region from the Corylus avellana chromosome ca7, CavTom2PMs-1.0 genome encodes:
- the LOC132187684 gene encoding transcription factor SPATULA isoform X3 produces the protein MGDDMYEYDKHYCSSSASAHHPQLPPSSSTSDEISLFVHQILLGSSSSSSSSSLMAHAAERAQLYNSKVLPGNPDLSYRSALVQDGISGVESSSGVSTTGSGAFLSNVSTSSLGASENETDEYDCESEEGLETLVEDGSARPVPPRSSSKRSRAAEVHNLSEKRRRSRINEKMKALQNLIPNSNKTDKASMLDEAIEYLKQLQLQVQMLSMRNGLSLHPMCLPGALQPIQYPQMRMDLREEYRPLHLNMTGTHHLNKETPLHDVFALPNQCTASNQPSVSNMSNIINSETPFGLESSFQAHLGPFQLHASSEEICRGDILRHQQSNVNHLDTNPLEIELGATATVSLPFNTQASDLKDSSSLETCIPGRDQSEDVLLKDIEHNLILTPHLSSIHPGRSAPNEDVKRERP, from the exons ATGGGGGATGATATGTATGAGTATGACAAACATTACTGTTCATCTTCAGCTTCAGCCCATCACCCACAGCTTCCTCCGTCTTCTTCTACTTCAGACGAAATCTCGCTTTTTGTTCATCAAATCCTTCTGGGttcatcttcatcttcgtcTTCGTCTTCTCTGATGGCCCACGCGGCTGAACGAGCTCAGCTCTACAACTCCAAGGTTTTGCCGGGGAATCCTGACCTTTCATACCGATCAGCGCTCGTCCAGGATGGGATCTCGGGCGTTGAGTCCTCCAGTGGAGTGAGCACCACTGGCTCCGGTGCTTTCCTCTCGAATGTGTCCACCTCTTCTCTTGGAGCGAGTGAGAATGAGACTGATGAGTATGATTGTGAAAGCGAG GAGGGTCTTGAAACGTTGGTGGAAGATGGGTCCGCGAGGCCGGTTCCTCCCCGTAGTTCATCAAAGAGAAGCAGAGCTGCGGAAGTTCATAACTTGTCTGAAAAG AGAAGGAGGAGCAGGATTAACGAGAAAATGAAAGCATTGCAGAATTTGATTCCAAATTCCAACAAG ACAGATAAGGCTTCAATGCTTGATGAAGCTATTGAATACCTAAAGCAGCTTCAGCTTCAAGTACAG ATGTTATCAATGAGAAACGGCTTGAGTTTGCATCCCATGTGCTTGCCAGGGGCATTGCAGCCTATCCAATACCCCCAGATGAGAATGGACCTTCGTGAGGAATATAGGCCTCTGCATCTCAACATGACAGGCACACATCATTTGAACAAAGAAACGCCATTGCATGATGTTTTTGCACTACCCAACCAATGCACTGCATCAAACCAGCCATCTGTTTCCAATATGTCAAATATTATCAATTCAGAAACCCCATTTGGGTTGGAATCTTCATTCCAGGCTCATTTAGGACCCTTTCAGCTGCATGCATCTTCCGAG GAGATCTGCAGGGGAGACATTTTGCGGCATCAGCAATCAAATGTAAACCATCTTGATACTAATCCTTTAG aAATTGAGCTGGGAGCTACTGCAACAGTGTCACTTCCCTTCAATACACAAGCATCTGATCTAAAGGACAGCAGTTCTCTAGAAACATGCATTCCGGGAAGAGACCAGTCAGAAGATGTGCTTCTAAAGGATATAGAACACAACCTTATACTCACGCCACATTTAAG CAGCATACACCCAGGAAGAAGTGCCCCCAATGAGGATGTCAAGAGGGAAAGACCATAA
- the LOC132187684 gene encoding transcription factor SPATULA isoform X4 → MGDDMYEYDKHYCSSSASAHHPQLPPSSSTSDEISLFVHQILLGSSSSSSSSSLMAHAAERAQLYNSKVLPGNPDLSYRSALVQDGISGVESSSGVSTTGSGAFLSNVSTSSLGASENETDEYDCESEEGLETLVEDGSARPVPPRSSSKRSRAAEVHNLSEKRRRSRINEKMKALQNLIPNSNKTDKASMLDEAIEYLKQLQLQVQMLSMRNGLSLHPMCLPGALQPIQYPQMRMDLREEYRPLHLNMTGTHHLNKETPLHDVFALPNQCTASNQPSVSNMSNIINSETPFGLESSFQAHLGPFQLHASSEEICRGDILRHQQSNVNHLDTNPLEIELGATATVSLPFNTQASDLKDSSSLETCIPGRDQSEDVLLKDIEHNLILTPHLSIHPGRSAPNEDVKRERP, encoded by the exons ATGGGGGATGATATGTATGAGTATGACAAACATTACTGTTCATCTTCAGCTTCAGCCCATCACCCACAGCTTCCTCCGTCTTCTTCTACTTCAGACGAAATCTCGCTTTTTGTTCATCAAATCCTTCTGGGttcatcttcatcttcgtcTTCGTCTTCTCTGATGGCCCACGCGGCTGAACGAGCTCAGCTCTACAACTCCAAGGTTTTGCCGGGGAATCCTGACCTTTCATACCGATCAGCGCTCGTCCAGGATGGGATCTCGGGCGTTGAGTCCTCCAGTGGAGTGAGCACCACTGGCTCCGGTGCTTTCCTCTCGAATGTGTCCACCTCTTCTCTTGGAGCGAGTGAGAATGAGACTGATGAGTATGATTGTGAAAGCGAG GAGGGTCTTGAAACGTTGGTGGAAGATGGGTCCGCGAGGCCGGTTCCTCCCCGTAGTTCATCAAAGAGAAGCAGAGCTGCGGAAGTTCATAACTTGTCTGAAAAG AGAAGGAGGAGCAGGATTAACGAGAAAATGAAAGCATTGCAGAATTTGATTCCAAATTCCAACAAG ACAGATAAGGCTTCAATGCTTGATGAAGCTATTGAATACCTAAAGCAGCTTCAGCTTCAAGTACAG ATGTTATCAATGAGAAACGGCTTGAGTTTGCATCCCATGTGCTTGCCAGGGGCATTGCAGCCTATCCAATACCCCCAGATGAGAATGGACCTTCGTGAGGAATATAGGCCTCTGCATCTCAACATGACAGGCACACATCATTTGAACAAAGAAACGCCATTGCATGATGTTTTTGCACTACCCAACCAATGCACTGCATCAAACCAGCCATCTGTTTCCAATATGTCAAATATTATCAATTCAGAAACCCCATTTGGGTTGGAATCTTCATTCCAGGCTCATTTAGGACCCTTTCAGCTGCATGCATCTTCCGAG GAGATCTGCAGGGGAGACATTTTGCGGCATCAGCAATCAAATGTAAACCATCTTGATACTAATCCTTTAG aAATTGAGCTGGGAGCTACTGCAACAGTGTCACTTCCCTTCAATACACAAGCATCTGATCTAAAGGACAGCAGTTCTCTAGAAACATGCATTCCGGGAAGAGACCAGTCAGAAGATGTGCTTCTAAAGGATATAGAACACAACCTTATACTCACGCCACATTTAAG CATACACCCAGGAAGAAGTGCCCCCAATGAGGATGTCAAGAGGGAAAGACCATAA
- the LOC132187684 gene encoding transcription factor SPATULA isoform X1 — MGDDMYEYDKHYCSSSASAHHPQLPPSSSTSDEISLFVHQILLGSSSSSSSSSLMAHAAERAQLYNSKVLPGNPDLSYRSALVQDGISGVESSSGVSTTGSGAFLSNVSTSSLGASENETDEYDCESEPLVISKHRRVLKRWWKMGPRGRFLPVVHQREAELRKFITCLKRRSRINEKMKALQNLIPNSNKTDKASMLDEAIEYLKQLQLQVQMLSMRNGLSLHPMCLPGALQPIQYPQMRMDLREEYRPLHLNMTGTHHLNKETPLHDVFALPNQCTASNQPSVSNMSNIINSETPFGLESSFQAHLGPFQLHASSEEICRGDILRHQQSNVNHLDTNPLEIELGATATVSLPFNTQASDLKDSSSLETCIPGRDQSEDVLLKDIEHNLILTPHLSSIHPGRSAPNEDVKRERP; from the exons ATGGGGGATGATATGTATGAGTATGACAAACATTACTGTTCATCTTCAGCTTCAGCCCATCACCCACAGCTTCCTCCGTCTTCTTCTACTTCAGACGAAATCTCGCTTTTTGTTCATCAAATCCTTCTGGGttcatcttcatcttcgtcTTCGTCTTCTCTGATGGCCCACGCGGCTGAACGAGCTCAGCTCTACAACTCCAAGGTTTTGCCGGGGAATCCTGACCTTTCATACCGATCAGCGCTCGTCCAGGATGGGATCTCGGGCGTTGAGTCCTCCAGTGGAGTGAGCACCACTGGCTCCGGTGCTTTCCTCTCGAATGTGTCCACCTCTTCTCTTGGAGCGAGTGAGAATGAGACTGATGAGTATGATTGTGAAAGCGAG CCATTGGTGATTTCTAAACATAGGAGGGTCTTGAAACGTTGGTGGAAGATGGGTCCGCGAGGCCGGTTCCTCCCCGTAGTTCATCAAAGAGAAGCAGAGCTGCGGAAGTTCATAACTTGTCTGAAAAG GAGGAGCAGGATTAACGAGAAAATGAAAGCATTGCAGAATTTGATTCCAAATTCCAACAAG ACAGATAAGGCTTCAATGCTTGATGAAGCTATTGAATACCTAAAGCAGCTTCAGCTTCAAGTACAG ATGTTATCAATGAGAAACGGCTTGAGTTTGCATCCCATGTGCTTGCCAGGGGCATTGCAGCCTATCCAATACCCCCAGATGAGAATGGACCTTCGTGAGGAATATAGGCCTCTGCATCTCAACATGACAGGCACACATCATTTGAACAAAGAAACGCCATTGCATGATGTTTTTGCACTACCCAACCAATGCACTGCATCAAACCAGCCATCTGTTTCCAATATGTCAAATATTATCAATTCAGAAACCCCATTTGGGTTGGAATCTTCATTCCAGGCTCATTTAGGACCCTTTCAGCTGCATGCATCTTCCGAG GAGATCTGCAGGGGAGACATTTTGCGGCATCAGCAATCAAATGTAAACCATCTTGATACTAATCCTTTAG aAATTGAGCTGGGAGCTACTGCAACAGTGTCACTTCCCTTCAATACACAAGCATCTGATCTAAAGGACAGCAGTTCTCTAGAAACATGCATTCCGGGAAGAGACCAGTCAGAAGATGTGCTTCTAAAGGATATAGAACACAACCTTATACTCACGCCACATTTAAG CAGCATACACCCAGGAAGAAGTGCCCCCAATGAGGATGTCAAGAGGGAAAGACCATAA
- the LOC132187684 gene encoding transcription factor SPATULA isoform X2, protein MGDDMYEYDKHYCSSSASAHHPQLPPSSSTSDEISLFVHQILLGSSSSSSSSSLMAHAAERAQLYNSKVLPGNPDLSYRSALVQDGISGVESSSGVSTTGSGAFLSNVSTSSLGASENETDEYDCESEPLVISKHRRVLKRWWKMGPRGRFLPVVHQREAELRKFITCLKRRSRINEKMKALQNLIPNSNKTDKASMLDEAIEYLKQLQLQVQMLSMRNGLSLHPMCLPGALQPIQYPQMRMDLREEYRPLHLNMTGTHHLNKETPLHDVFALPNQCTASNQPSVSNMSNIINSETPFGLESSFQAHLGPFQLHASSEEICRGDILRHQQSNVNHLDTNPLEIELGATATVSLPFNTQASDLKDSSSLETCIPGRDQSEDVLLKDIEHNLILTPHLSIHPGRSAPNEDVKRERP, encoded by the exons ATGGGGGATGATATGTATGAGTATGACAAACATTACTGTTCATCTTCAGCTTCAGCCCATCACCCACAGCTTCCTCCGTCTTCTTCTACTTCAGACGAAATCTCGCTTTTTGTTCATCAAATCCTTCTGGGttcatcttcatcttcgtcTTCGTCTTCTCTGATGGCCCACGCGGCTGAACGAGCTCAGCTCTACAACTCCAAGGTTTTGCCGGGGAATCCTGACCTTTCATACCGATCAGCGCTCGTCCAGGATGGGATCTCGGGCGTTGAGTCCTCCAGTGGAGTGAGCACCACTGGCTCCGGTGCTTTCCTCTCGAATGTGTCCACCTCTTCTCTTGGAGCGAGTGAGAATGAGACTGATGAGTATGATTGTGAAAGCGAG CCATTGGTGATTTCTAAACATAGGAGGGTCTTGAAACGTTGGTGGAAGATGGGTCCGCGAGGCCGGTTCCTCCCCGTAGTTCATCAAAGAGAAGCAGAGCTGCGGAAGTTCATAACTTGTCTGAAAAG GAGGAGCAGGATTAACGAGAAAATGAAAGCATTGCAGAATTTGATTCCAAATTCCAACAAG ACAGATAAGGCTTCAATGCTTGATGAAGCTATTGAATACCTAAAGCAGCTTCAGCTTCAAGTACAG ATGTTATCAATGAGAAACGGCTTGAGTTTGCATCCCATGTGCTTGCCAGGGGCATTGCAGCCTATCCAATACCCCCAGATGAGAATGGACCTTCGTGAGGAATATAGGCCTCTGCATCTCAACATGACAGGCACACATCATTTGAACAAAGAAACGCCATTGCATGATGTTTTTGCACTACCCAACCAATGCACTGCATCAAACCAGCCATCTGTTTCCAATATGTCAAATATTATCAATTCAGAAACCCCATTTGGGTTGGAATCTTCATTCCAGGCTCATTTAGGACCCTTTCAGCTGCATGCATCTTCCGAG GAGATCTGCAGGGGAGACATTTTGCGGCATCAGCAATCAAATGTAAACCATCTTGATACTAATCCTTTAG aAATTGAGCTGGGAGCTACTGCAACAGTGTCACTTCCCTTCAATACACAAGCATCTGATCTAAAGGACAGCAGTTCTCTAGAAACATGCATTCCGGGAAGAGACCAGTCAGAAGATGTGCTTCTAAAGGATATAGAACACAACCTTATACTCACGCCACATTTAAG CATACACCCAGGAAGAAGTGCCCCCAATGAGGATGTCAAGAGGGAAAGACCATAA